ttgctgggagatcgatcctctccatcttccagcaatcttacaaagtttggaagggaaagttcgtccaagtgcacCAGAACGATCAAGACCCTTCGCTGCTCgatggctttcccttgtactgggtgaacaagggaagCAAGGACTCCAAAGAAAActtcagaaggccaagaagtcctgacaacatgggcgagttggacagggacctctgccttttctggaaaagcGTAGCGGCTGCTAACATTACCTTTCCCACCTCcgcaataatctccttcgagttcctcgagggccaactcgaagctcacataggttagcacttACCTCGACATTTAGGTTTTCGCCTTGTGCTGCATCTCTGTTATCTATTATTGGGCGTCCTGTTTGCTGCGCACTAgatttggtttttatttcctgcACCATTTGTTTGTCTCATTTGCACACGTACTCATACATTTCACCTTTGCCTTTGCgcttacttgtatatttttgCACTGTGCAGATCTCATGCTAGGCAAAGGCAAgttagctgaactgagggcgcttgCCCGAACCCACAAATTGGCGTCGGGTtctcaaaccgtgccaaactcggtggtggagatcgccgctgcccagggaagatcgccccctcaaggcccagctcctccaGAGGCACTACTCGCCCCTCAACGAAAGAAGCTCGTCTTGaagaaaccaaagaggaaaactcctcaagtggttcaagaagacgaggatgaggatgatgaggcgactgaggatggccttattaccaaaaggagaagggtggcaccttcttcaccacctgctctcccaacaccaacaccgccctctcccccagctccaacaccgccagtccaagcagtacCCTTGGCAGCTGCACTTCCTGCGGTTGAAGGcaacgagcccaacttcatggagaaccctccgagcgcctccacgccattcgtatctgctggagagggtcctccttcaactgcctcaatcgCTGAAGCTgcaccaggtggggatgaaggcgctcaTAACTCGCTAATACTCATTACTGAGTCCCCCACAtcaccaccacgccaggaagcccaacctcatcaaccaattcaagagggtggtggtgagagtcagcaccaggctccttcagcacctccaccaacagcggCTGCAAGCCTTCCCCTCGCGGTCAAAGGaatctgggggcccttcacagctaagctcaaaatgatggcagaggacctcccctctatcataacaaaagctgtggagagctccaacaAAAAACTTCAGGATGATATCTCCACACtcgaagaggagaatcgcctgataagaatcgaggcggagaagctGTCTTGTAACCTGATGATGGCGGAGATCGACCACTCAAGGGTGGAGGATGCCATGAGTGCCGAGCTGCGGGTCGCACGCAAGGAGACCTCCGATCTacgccagaaactgcacctcctagctcaagagaagatcgagctggagagtaagctggttccctaccggctcaaggtggctgacttggaggcatcaataaaagcggatgcagccaaggtagagaaccttgagaaaaggtcggttgatcgggaggttctcctaGGAAAGGTCAAAAAGGAGAGGGATGATGCCGTGGCCAAGCTCGCCGAAGCCAGAGAGGAGAATGAAaagattgctgcagagctggcccaggcgcgggagGAAAGCAAAAAGGTTGTTGAAGACCTCGTTCAAGCTCGTAgggaaactgaagaactgaagaagcgagctgacgagctgaagcggcaaaccgaggggctcaagGAACAAAACAAAGAgcttgagctgagctctgcccaagtcctcgccgctgggttcgacgccgccctggagcaagtcgcctgccagtaccccgagctcgacctctccatggtatCAATATgtaacgaagtggtggatgggaagatcgtgccttctgaagattaaccgtttccctccatcacttatttcctgaaacttatgcttgttcctTCCTGTACAAATTTTTTCTGTAAcaacttttctttcttcttatgTATCCGAACTTACACCGCCtttcttataaatttttctGCTTCTACATATGGTCTCTCTGTTTGCTTTGCTTTTCCTTGTAAAAACCGCTTAAACGAATTTAGCTTAGCGATTCTGCGGGCGCAACTGTTTACTTACTGCTTCGAACTCGATCAAACTATCAACTTTCGAACGATAGCATTCTAATAACTTGTAAACTTAAGGCAACGAGCTTCAGCGTGAAACTACTCACTAAACAGCAAGTTTCAATCCAACTTATAGTTTAAGACATAGTTCACCTGACctgctccatcaaaacgggCCCTTACTCTTGCCATCGCCTGAATCTCCTCTGATCGCCATCGGGTCCCGGCAATGTAAGCCTccttttgccttcataacttggccattgttccctcatctgggggtagaggcgcctttcagatccttctctacctccctgagtttcagaacaataagccggatagctaggcgttctcttcgaacctaccttagctatcctttaaacttcttccaccctccacaccgtacctgaaatcgttcgagacgagaaggattttatcttgcctgaactcgctcgacggcgagaaggtctttatcttgcctgaactcgctcgacggcgagaaggtctttatctttcctgaactcgctcgacggcgaaaaggtctttatctggcctgaactcgctcgacggcgagaaggactttatctgatgcctctactttgcccagggattacatctcctcttccctggatgcactgaggacttttaacttgctctcgcctgcactcgcacaaagtcgaggaggactttaaccggtgcctcaacttgcccagggcgtacatctcctcccccctggatgcactgaggactttatctctttctcgcctgcactcgctcgacgaggaggaggtctttatctctttctcgcctcaggacgcgcgagggcgttgaggtcttttaaacgttgctggtgcctccgatcgccgaaagacgatgaggacttttaactttaactgatgccgctaatcgccgaaaagcgatggggtcttttaactttaactgatgccgccaatcgccgaaaagcgatggggacttaaaaactttttagaaagcatgcaacataacttcaaactcgccttaaatcacatacaagtgacaaggtcttttttcaaaactttcgtaacaacaacaagcatgcaatctaaaacactttaaactttgaaaaactcttctttattgggtggcctcattaaaaaccctccttagggaaaaaagagtgtccccttcaaactgttttaacagaaagcttgcaaactcttcgtgtttgtttttacttacaaagcttcaactgtaatataacttgaggtgcgtggcgttccaagtgcgaggaatcgcccctccctccaatgtttccaagcggtaggcgccgttcccgagcgcctcggttattctgaacggtcccgtccacttaggcgacaacttgttctccatctcgtactggtgggccttcctcatcaccaggtcgccttctttaaactgccttggcatcaccttcgagttataccttcgttcaatccttcttttcactgcctcagcttttactctcgcctcctccctgacctcatccagcaaatccagattcagccttctttcctcattcgagtcttccgctacaaagttctggaatctcggcgagctttcctggatttccactggaatcattgcgtcgcatccatagaccaagctaaacggggtctcatgggttcctgactgctcggtggtgtggtacgcccaaactatacggggtacctcctcagcccacgatcccttggctttctctagtcttctcttcaagcctcttagcaatacccgattggcggactctacttggccatttgtctgagggtgctcgacggatgcaaatacttgttgaattcccaccccttcgcatagcttcttcaacaggtgacttgcaaactgagtcccgttgtccgacaccaggcgcttaggcacaccaaaccggcacacgatgttcttccatacaaagctctcgatcttgtgtgcggtgatttGGGCccctggttctgcttcgatccacttggtgaaatattcaattgccaccaccaagtacttcatctgcctgatcgccaatgggaaaggtcccagaatgtcgatcccccacgtatgaaacggccaagggctgtaaatcgacttcaactcttcgggaggcgctttgtgccaatcggcgtgctgctgacattgcttgcaacactgtgcatacttcttgcagtcctcccctCATTGTTGGCTAATAgcaacctgcacggagggttcttgcggccagagctcgacccccgacgtgactttcgcatatcccttcatggagctcggccatgattcttgtacatttctttccgtgcacacattccaggagtgggtgtgtgaacccaaacctatacaactcgccatcaatcattgtgaacttgctggagtttttctttatcttcctggccttcgtcggatccagcgggagaaggccatctgtcAAGCAtcgctggtactgtgttatccacgtgtctggctcatgcgtagcgcagacctgcgtcatgttcaccctctctccccgacatgctcttattctcggcgatctcaaggtctcctgagtcaaagacccgttactcctcgccgctttctccgtcgacttgcttatttgaagaaccaggtgatctgccacaaatgctctaggcgtcttcagagtttcttggatcaccgtcctctgcctacccccctttcctgaactggcgagcttagctagcaagtcagctcggcattctgctctctgggcacatgcaccacttcaaaggagacaaaggaactcttcaactcctgcacatactccaggtaagccgccatttgtggattcttggcctggaactcgcctgttacttgtcccgtgaccaacagcgagtcactcttagccatcagcaccctagctcccatctccttggccagcaagattccggcgatcagcgcctcatattctgcttggttgttgctggctttgaaggcaaacctcagggactgttcaatcagcacaccgttgggcccttccaggatgactccagcatCGCtacctgctggttcgacgatccgtccaccaagagcacccaacggaaatcatccccctcaactcgcgctgcttctgacgagagctcgaccacgaaatcagcgaaaatctgccccttgatcggacctcggggctcatacttgatatcgaactccgacagctccaccgcccacttcaccatcctcccagctacattgtgcttcttcagaaccttctggatgggcaagtcggtcatcaccagtattgtaaaactgtgaaaatagtggcgcaacctcctcgccgaaaataccacagccagcgcggctttctccaaggcctgatacctcacctccgggccctgcaacactttactgacgaaataaataggcttctgagcctggtcctggtcttgggcgagcaccgcactcaccgccctctcagtcacagcaaaatacaacttgagaggggtccccaccaatggtttgcacaaaaccggcgggctcgccaggtactctttaagcttgacgaaggcctcttcacactccttcgtccaggcaaacttgttgttccgccttaaacactggaaatacggatggcccttctcttcgctagctgatacgaaaggagacagggcggccatccgacctgtaagttgctgcaccttcttcacggtagccgggctcctcatcgccaggatggcagcacacttatcaggattggcctctatccctctttcagttaagaggaatccagagaacttccccgcctccacgccaaaaatgcacttctcggggttcagctttaacctgaacttggctattgtggtgaacaactcctccaagttcgcaacgtgcttgctcttctccggcgaggtcacgaccatatcatccacgtacgcttgcacattcctccccagcattagtgcaactaccctatccatcaacctttggtacgtggcccctgcgttcttcagcccaaagggcatcaccttgtagcagtagcacgacctctcggtcatgaaggcggtcttctcttcatccatgggatgcatctttatctgattgtaccccgagaaggcgtccaggaacctcaacaacttgcaccctgcaacactgtcgaccagggcgtctatgcttggcaaaggatacgaatcctttgggcaagccttgttcaggtcagtgaaattgacgcacatgcgccacttcccattgcttttcttcaccagtacgacattggccagccactcagggtactggacttccctgatatggcctgcggcgaggagcttttgtgtttcatccctgatcgcctgccttctctcctcgttgaacttccttcttctctgtcgcactggtctgacctggttgcccattgctagatggtggcacaagaagtcggggtcgattcccggcatgtctgaagcagaccatgcaaaagcatccagatgccgctctatcaccttggcgatctggtcttggaactcagcctccaaggatcttcccaacttgaataCCTTTCCCctgatctccctttcgagccactcctcgacgggtttgggtctagcttccctggcgattcccagctccctcgcttcctctgggcggttcctcgcctcttcttcccgatcgacgttctctccctcagcctcagcatccatcatggcgacgtcgcctccggcggccacctccatcgctgCACCAACAACTCGCCActctgttggcttgggcttcacaccgggaggcggcgtcgttgtgatgtaactcactgacctcttattcttgaggctattctcatagcatttcttcgcttccttctggtcagatttgatggtgatcaccaccccttccatcgatggcaacttcaccttcatgtgctcggttgaaggcacagctcctattctgttgagtgttggtcttcccaacagaatgttatatgctgagggagcattcacgacaaggtacttgattttcttcgtcctcgagcccgcctcatccgtgaatgtagttcttaactctatataccccctgacctccacctgatcgccagcgaaaccatacaagcaccctccatagggcctcagctggtcaaggggcagctgcagctgtgtgaaagtcggccagaacatcacatctgccgagcttccttggtccaccagaaccctgtggaccttccttcccgccgtaacaagcgagatgactattggatcgttgtcatgaggcacaacgtccctgagatcttcccttgtgaacgtgatgtccacatttggcgagtggtcctcgaacatgtccactgtcattacagacctcgcatacttcttcctctgcgacgcggtgcatccaccacccgagaaacctcccgcgatggtgtggatctctccgtgagTGGGCATTTCGTGCTGCTGAGTctcaccacccgccggctgggagctcgacgcaccccccgtccttctgtctagcaggtaatcatttaggaacccgctcttgaccaggtcgttgAGCTGGACTCCTAAtgccaaacatgagtccacgatgtggccaaaaccctggtggaattcgcaccaggcgtctggctttggtcccaacaccttgtcgcccaccttctggggtgccttgagcctggctgctatattggggatggcgatcaggtccgccagccccatgacaaacttatgctttggcgggcgattgtactccccggggcgccctgggccctgcccttgtttttcctgggatcataaggatggcgggtcctttgatccctcttggccgtcGCTgcctccagcaccctctgtggctggatcctggtctgggcacgtggcctagcgggggccacgctccctctcttctcggcgacctcactttcatcggcgatgtgggccaccgcaagtcgcctaacctcagcaaacgtggcggggtgagccctcatcagtgcctcgcagaaaggtcccggcagcacgccctttttgaaggcgtagaccaacatctcttcgtccttggccggcgaatggaccatctgcgccccaaaacgattcaagtagtccctgagggactctccctgttactgccttatgtcgaacagatcataggacaccctaggcggcgccttgttcactatgtactgctcgacgaaaa
The sequence above is a segment of the Phaseolus vulgaris cultivar G19833 chromosome 2, P. vulgaris v2.0, whole genome shotgun sequence genome. Coding sequences within it:
- the LOC137809138 gene encoding uncharacterized protein yields the protein MAPYERELCGLLLGAKYSSARLIKDEFDVVALKKYIDSMSGKDRRLALLELAKRRGTKGTGSSSSTTEPIAAPPLSVAPAEGPEQGKKRKRLVKASTSLAAAASTEEESSGSPLIHRQRKKPAVEGASSLQPGEIEVVEVEEGSPPPPCAQPASEPTSLPSPGQQLPPTSQLPSSPPAGQSPGNEPNFMENPPSASTPFVSAGEGPPSTASIAEAAPGGDEGAHNSLILITESPTSPPRQEAQPHQPIQEGGGESQHQAPSAPPPTAAASLPLAVKGIWGPFTAKLKMMAEDLPSIITKAVESSNKKLQDDISTLEEENRLIRIEAEKLSCNLMMAEIDHSRVEDAMSAELRVARKETSDLRQKLHLLAQEKIELERKVKKERDDAVAKLAEAREENEKIAAELAQAREESKKVVEDLVQARRETEELKKRADELKRQTEGLKEQNKELELSSAQVLAAGFDAALEQVACQYPELDLSMVSICNEVVDGKIVPSED